From a region of the Gemmatimonas sp. genome:
- a CDS encoding M20/M25/M40 family metallo-hydrolase, which translates to MPPLTEVLMFGPTKSLMLLAVASLSTTVVSHAQAVRPDADPRIEKLVASVSQQRLQATATTLAGFGTRSTLSDTMSTARGIGAARRWIYDEFKRMSPKLQVSYDRHMLAQQGRITREVELVNVVAVLPGKSARRVYITGHYDTVNSRRPAGADATSTAAGAAPSVPLVRPTINNDADAPGANDDGSGTSLTMELARVFAESGIDFDATLVFVTWAGEEQGLIGSMAHATALRNAKGVVEANFNNDIVGSSLGGNGIIDGESVKIYSLGPEDSPHRSLARYVQRVAGTYVPSHTIRLMAREDRFGRGSDHSSFTANDFPAIVFREANENYERQHSPDDKLEGMDFRYLAQNARVNAASAASVALAPPAPRVTTGGGSPTLGRGTSGYDASLQWQPSAGAVAYRVYWREAWTNDWQKSQVVGNVTKLLMPNVSIDDYVFGVAAIGADGNESVISAYVSPVRKMTDVLIKK; encoded by the coding sequence ATGCCCCCACTGACTGAGGTGTTGATGTTCGGACCGACGAAGTCGCTGATGCTCTTGGCTGTTGCCAGCCTGTCGACCACCGTGGTGTCGCATGCGCAGGCGGTACGCCCCGACGCCGACCCGCGCATCGAGAAGCTGGTCGCGTCGGTGTCGCAGCAGCGGCTGCAGGCCACCGCCACCACGCTCGCCGGCTTCGGCACGCGCTCCACGCTATCCGATACCATGTCGACCGCGCGCGGCATCGGAGCGGCGCGGCGTTGGATCTACGATGAATTCAAGCGGATGAGTCCCAAGCTGCAGGTGTCATACGACCGGCACATGCTGGCCCAGCAGGGGCGTATTACGCGCGAGGTGGAGCTAGTGAACGTAGTGGCGGTGCTGCCGGGCAAGAGCGCGCGCCGCGTGTACATCACCGGTCACTACGACACCGTCAACTCGCGACGTCCGGCGGGTGCTGACGCGACGTCCACCGCCGCCGGTGCGGCGCCGAGTGTGCCATTGGTGCGTCCCACGATCAACAACGACGCCGATGCGCCGGGCGCGAACGACGATGGCAGCGGTACGTCGCTCACGATGGAGCTGGCGCGGGTATTCGCCGAGAGCGGTATCGATTTCGATGCGACACTGGTGTTCGTGACGTGGGCCGGAGAGGAACAGGGACTGATTGGCTCGATGGCGCATGCCACGGCGCTGCGCAACGCGAAGGGCGTCGTCGAAGCGAACTTCAACAACGACATCGTGGGCAGCAGCCTCGGCGGCAACGGCATCATCGACGGCGAGAGCGTGAAGATCTACTCGCTGGGCCCGGAGGATTCGCCGCATCGGTCGCTGGCGCGCTACGTCCAGCGGGTGGCGGGGACCTACGTGCCGTCGCACACGATTCGCCTGATGGCGCGTGAAGACCGCTTCGGTCGCGGCAGCGATCACTCGTCGTTCACGGCGAATGACTTTCCGGCCATCGTGTTTCGCGAGGCGAACGAGAACTACGAGCGGCAGCATTCGCCCGACGACAAGCTGGAAGGGATGGACTTCCGCTACCTCGCGCAGAACGCGCGGGTGAACGCGGCGTCGGCCGCCTCGGTGGCACTGGCGCCGCCGGCCCCGCGCGTAACCACGGGCGGAGGTTCTCCCACGCTTGGCCGCGGCACGTCGGGCTACGATGCCAGTTTGCAGTGGCAGCCGTCGGCGGGGGCGGTGGCATACCGCGTGTACTGGCGTGAAGCGTGGACCAACGACTGGCAGAAGTCGCAGGTGGTGGGCAACGTGACCAAGCTGCTCATGCCGAACGTGTCGATCGACGACTATGTGTTCGGCGTGGCCGCCATCGGCGCCGACGGCAACGAGAGCGTGATCAGCGCGTACGTGAGCCCGGTGCGCAAGATGACCGACGTGTTGATCAAGAAGTGA
- a CDS encoding peptidase E, with translation MIRREFLVTSALGTAGALANSMGGTERLVHDATGVTEYDDVPMAPMRTERATRKILIAGGGFRTGFIKYMAELTGKARPRICFLPSASADSPQSALGFYASCAPLNVEPFVQNVFIESLSQKQGWDEVLLSMDAIVASGGNTLNQQAIWKAQGIDQVLRTAWDRGIVLGGASAGSLCWFEEGTTDSRPKALSIVKCLGFLPGSHSPHYDAEAGRRPLYQRLIGSGEMKPGYACDNDAGIYFEETAVKRVVSTRKEAKVYYVSVVNGKVSERTLEPDAI, from the coding sequence ATGATTCGACGGGAGTTTCTCGTGACCTCAGCGTTGGGAACGGCGGGTGCGCTCGCCAATTCGATGGGCGGCACGGAGCGACTCGTGCATGACGCGACCGGTGTGACCGAGTACGACGACGTGCCGATGGCGCCCATGCGCACGGAGCGCGCTACGCGCAAGATTCTGATCGCGGGCGGCGGTTTCCGCACGGGTTTCATCAAGTACATGGCGGAACTCACCGGCAAAGCGCGGCCGCGCATCTGCTTCCTGCCGTCGGCGTCGGCCGACAGCCCGCAGTCTGCGCTCGGCTTCTATGCATCGTGCGCGCCGCTGAACGTCGAACCGTTCGTGCAGAACGTGTTCATCGAGAGCCTGTCGCAGAAGCAGGGCTGGGATGAGGTCCTGCTGTCGATGGACGCGATCGTGGCGTCGGGGGGCAACACGCTCAATCAGCAGGCGATCTGGAAGGCGCAAGGAATCGATCAGGTGCTGCGCACGGCGTGGGACCGCGGCATCGTGCTCGGCGGGGCGAGTGCCGGTTCGCTGTGCTGGTTCGAGGAAGGCACCACCGACTCGCGTCCCAAGGCGCTCTCGATCGTGAAGTGCCTGGGCTTCCTGCCGGGCAGCCACTCGCCGCACTACGACGCCGAGGCGGGGCGCCGTCCGCTGTATCAGCGGCTCATCGGGTCGGGCGAAATGAAGCCCGGCTACGCCTGCGACAACGATGCCGGCATCTACTTCGAGGAAACGGCCGTGAAACGCGTGGTGTCCACGCGGAAGGAGGCCAAGGTGTACTACGTGAGCGTGGTGAATGGAAAGGTGTCGGAACGCACTCTGGAACCCGACGCGATCTAG